The genomic region TTCCTGCCGGTGCCGATTCTGGTGCTGGTGACCCTGTACGGTCTGATTCGCGCAGTGGCTCGCAATGCGAATTACACGCCATTCCTGCTGACCCTGGTGCTGATCTTCCTAGGCTACAGTGGTCTGGGTATCAGCCTGTGGCCTAACATCGTGCCGCCGTCGATCTCAATCTGGGACGCTGCCGCACCGCCGCAGAGCCAGGGCTTCATGCTGGTGGGCACGCTGTTCATCATCCCGTTCATCCTGGGCTACACCTTCTGGAGCTACTACGTGTTCCGCGGCAAGGTCACCCACGAAGATGGTTACCACTAGCCCATAAAGGAGAAAGCGATGATGGCTGGCAAACCTGATTTGCAGGAAATTGAAGCCGCCGAGAAAAAGCCGCTCTGGCAGCGACTCGGCTGGCTGGCGTTGATCTGGGCTGGCAGTGTAATGGCACTGTTCATCGTGGCCACGCTGATGCGCATGTTCATGAATGCCGCGGGCCTGAGTACCCACTGAAATTCCCATCCCGTTGCCTTGCGGCACGGATTTTTAACCCTCCTGCGACGGAGGGTTTTTTTTAGTCTGCTTTTATTTGCGTGCTTTGAGAATCACGAACTTGGGGGTAGCGGCCACTTGTTCGACGCCGCGGAACAACCGTGCAAGCTTGCTGTGATAACCCAGATGACGGTTGCCGACGATGTACAGTGCACCGCCCACCACCAGCGCTTCGCGCGCCTGTTGAAACATCCGCCAGGCGAGAAAATCGCCGACCACTTGCTGTTGGTGAAACGGCGGATTGCACAGCACCACGTCGAGGGATTGGGGTTCTTGCCCTGCCAGCCCATCGCCAGCGCGCACGATCACGTCACGATCGCCCAGCGCCGCGCGCCAGTTTTCAGTAGCCGATTGCACGGCCATGAACGACTCGTCCACCAATGTGTAATGGGCCTCAGGGTTTTGCAGGGCGCTGGCGATTGCCAGCACGCCGTTGCCACACCCCAGATCGGCGACTCGTGCTGTGCCGAGGTTGTTCGGCAAGTGCGGCAGAAAGGCCCGCGTGCCGATATCCAGCCCTTCGCGACAGAACACGTTGGCGTGATTGAGCAGTTCGATTGCAGGCGTGTCGAGTCGATAGCGCGTCGGGTATGGAGAGACAGCGGGGGCTTTGGCTTCGGGCGTGGCGATCAGCAGCCGAGCCTTCTTCACGGCCAGCGAGGCTTGCACCGGGCCGATGTAGCGTTCCAGCAGATCGCCCGCGGCGCGTGGTAGATGCTTCACCATCGCGCCAGCAATCACCTGAGCGCCGGGAGCCAATTGACCCTGTAGCCGGATCAGCTGCTCCTCCAGCAAGGCCAGGGTTTTCGGTACCCGGATCAATACCCGGTCAAACGGCCCGACGAAGGCTTCGCTGGCAGGCACGCTCGGCACTGCATCAAACGCCTGGCCATTGCGTATCAGGTTTTTTTCCAACCCCTGGAAGGCCAGAAACGAATCGCCGCTGCTGGTCACCCGGACCTTGCCCACCAGGCTGGCGGCCAGTGCGCCGAAGCTGTCGTTGAGCACCAGCACGCGGGTATCCGCTGCCGGTTGTTGTCCGGCCAGATGATTGAGCAGGTACTCGTCCGCGGCATCAAATGCTTGCAGCGGTTCGTTCTGCTGTTCTGGCTGGCGGATCAGATCGAGTTGAGCGAAGGGGGTTTCGAGCAGAGGCATGAGGCGGAGGGCTCTGGGTAGTCAGCGGAGATAATCAACGAGTGGCCGCCGCTCAGGGACGTTGTAGCGGGCGGAACCATCCGAGCGGACTGCGTCGTGGATCGTCACACGGCATCACTCAGGATGGAGCGCAGATGGTACGTTTTTTTGGTCTGGATTACTTGCAGGGATTACCTGATTTGAACAGTTTCAGATAACGCCCTCTCTCGCTGCTCGGATCACGGCGGCAATTTTGTTGTTGACGCCGAGTTTGCGGATGGCACCCCGGATATGGAACTGTACCGTGCTTTCACTCAGGCTGAGGATGATCGCGATCTCGCAGGCTGTTTTGCCATCGGCTGAATATTTCAGCACCTCGATTTCTCTGGATGACAGATGCGTGTTCGGTTTCCGCGCACACGCAGGCAGATCTTTTGCGACAAGCCCGTGCAGGTGACGGCTGATGAACATTGCGTAACCCAGATTTTTATACAGATCCTCTGTAGTAATCGGGCAGTGGCTTCTGGCCAGGCTCAGCATGCTGCAAAGCCCGTTCTGATCATGAACGGATTGGGACCAGCCATACTGTAAACCCAGCTTTTTTTGTGCTTGCCACAGCGTCTGTGCCTTTGAGTAGACTTCTTCCCGCCAAAGAATTGGCCATTCAGATTGCTTGCAATGGGCTATTATCGGGTCGACTTCATTGAAATGCTCTTGTTCATATTTCATGTTCCATTCGGTGGGGTAGTTATTCAGACTGATCGGACGGCAGTGTATTCCTCTCGCTTGGGAAGTTATTGAAAGTGCACAGAAATTAAAGCCCAGGTTTTTAACGAAATTGAGAGATAACTCGTAGGCAGTCTCGATTTTCTGAGCATAAGAAAGTTGCGTTAACTGTGACTCCTTCCACACTTTCATGGGATAACTCCGTGGGGGGCTTTCTTAAGGGTGCAAGTTGGATCCAAGATCCGGCACGTCCCAGAGTGTAGGAGGATTCTTACAAGCTTGCTGAACTTTTTTGCTCTTGAAAAATCCTGTAGCTGCATAACTGGTTCTTAGCGTTGTTTCAGGGTTAGACAAAATCAACACTCAGGTATTAGTTTTCTATTGCACTGCCCAAGTCTCTGTACGAATAACACTACAAATCATCGGTGTTTACGTCGTCGGCTTTGGGGGACACTGGCGTTATCTGTTGATCGGAGCGGCCCATGACTGCCAGTGTTGAAAAAATCACTCGTCAGACCTTGCTTGAGGTCCAGTCTTTGACTCCGAACCTGTTCACCCTGCGCACCACCAGGGATGCGGGCTTTCGTTTCCGAGCGGGGCAGTTCGCCCGGCTGGGTGTCACCAAGGCAGACGGCAGCACGGTATGGCGGGCCTATTCCATGGTCTCGTCGCCCTATGACGAGTTCCTTGAATTCTTCTCTATTGTTGTGCCTGGAGGGGAGTTCACCAGTGAGCTGAGTCGGCTGGAAGTGGGCGATACGCTGCTGGTCGACCGGCAGGCCTTCGGCTATCTGACGCTGGATCGCTTCGTCGATGGCCGTGACCTCTGGTTGTTATCCACAGGCACGGGCGTGGCGCCGTTTCTGTCGATCCTTCAGGACTTCGAAGTTTGGGAAAAATTCGAACGAATCATTCTGGTCTATAGCGTGCGCGAAGCGCGGGAGCTGGCATACCAGGCGTTGATTGCGGGGCTGGCGCAACGTGACTATCTGGCCGAGTACGCGCACAAACTGCAATTCATCGCCACCGTCACCCGCGAACAGCATCCGGGTGCCTTGGATGGGCGGATTACCGGACTCCTGGAAAGTGGTGAACTGGAACAGACGGCCGGTGTAGCGCTGACGGCCGAGCATTCGCGAGTGATGCTCTGCGGTAACCCACAGATGATCGATGACACGCGCAAGTTACTGAAACAACGGGGCATGCACCTAAGCCTGAGTCGAAGAGCTGGCCAAGTGGCGGTGGAAAACTACTGGTAAACAAACGGCGCCCGAAGGCGCCGTTTCTCTGGGCAATCAACTATCAGGGCCGATTGTTCTGAGCCTTGAGCAGATCGCGGATCTCGCTCAGCAGTTCTTCTTCTTTGGTCGGAACCGGCGGCAGGGTTGGCGCAACGGCCTCTTCGCGTTTCAGACGGTTGATGGCCTTGACGCCGATAAAAATCGCGAAGGCGACAATGATGAAGTCGATCAGACTTTGGATGAACTTACCGTAGGCCAGCATCACCGCCGGGACATCACCGTTGGCAGCCTTGAGCGTAACGGCCAGGTCACTGAAGTCCACCCCACCGATCAGCAGTCCGATGGGGGGCATCACCACGTCGCCGACAAATGACGTAACGATTTTGCCGAAGGCTGCGCCGATGATAATACCCACCGCCATGTCGACCACATTACCTTTGACCGCGAAGGCCTTGAACTCACTTATCACGCCCATAGGTTATTTCCTTGTTACAGATGAGGTTGGTGAACGCAGTGTAAATCAGCAAAACGGCTCCCGCTCGTAACACCGTCTTACAATGCTCGGACTTATCGACACATTTTCCGGCAATTAGTTTGCAATGTGCCACCAGTCGCGCGCGGTTACCCGCTCTAGACCGGGCTTTCCAGACCTTTTTCTCTATTGGCCCGGTGTGGGATTTCTATTTATGTTTTGGCCTTTGGGTCACTAGCCTCTGTAAAGCGCACCTGGATGCGCCTTATAAAATCAGAGGAAACTTCCATGACAACTCCCCTTGACCTCGGGGCTTTTCCCCTCCGTCGTACGTTTGGCGTTCTGACCGCCAGCCTGCTGTCGTTCTCCATCAACGCGGCGACCTTGACTCGTGATAATGGTGCCGCCGTCGGCGACAACCAGAACTCGCAAACCGCCGGCGCGACCGGGCCGGTGCTGTTGCAAGACGTACAGCTGATTCAGAAACTCCAGCGTTTCGACCGTGAACGAATTCCTGAACGTGTGGTGCACGCCCGGGGGACTGGCGCCCATGGCACGTTCACCGTGACCGATGATCTCAGTGATCTGACCAAGGCCAAGGTGTTCGCTGGCGGCCAGAGCACGCCTGTATTTGTGCGCTTCTCCGCGGTGGTCCATGGCAACCATTCGCCGGAAACCCTGCGTGACCCACGAGGGTTCGCCACCAAGTTCTACACTGTGGACGGAAACTGGGACCTGGTTGGCAACAATTTCCCGACCTTCTTCATCCGGGACGCCATCAAGTTTCCGGACATGGTCCATGCCTTCAAGCCGGACCCGCGCACCAACCTTGACGATGACTCCCGTCGTTTCGATTTCTTCTCCCATGTTCCGGAAGCCACTCGCACCTTGACCGAGTTGTATTCCAACTCCGGTACCCCGGCCAGTTATCGGGAGATGGACGGCAACGGTGTACATGCCTACAAATTGGTTAACGCCAAAGGCGATGTTCACTATGTAAAGTTTCACTGGAAAAGTGTGCAGGGGATAAAAAATCTCGACCCCAAAGAAGTCACCACTGTTCAAGGTCAAGATTACAGTCATATGACTAATGACTTGGTCGCTCATATTAACAAGGGGGACTTTCCGAAGTGGGACTTGTACGTCCAGGTTCTGAATCCTCAAGAGTTGTCCAAGTTTGATTTCGATCCATTGGACGCGACCAAGATCTGGCCCGGCATACCTGAACGAAAAGTTGGACAAATGGTGTTGAACCGTAACCCGGCGAATGTATTCCAGGAAACCGAACAAGTGGCGATGGCACCGGCTAACTTAGTGCCGGGTATCGAGCCTTCGGAAGATCGCTTGTTGCAAGGGCGGGTGTTCTCGTATGCCGATACCCAACTGTATCGTCTGGGGGCCAACGCTCTGCAGTTGCCGATCAATGCACCGAAAGTCGCCGTGAACAACGGTAATCAGGATGGTGCAATGAACATCGGTGCCAGCAGCACAGGTGTGAATTACCAGCCAAGTCGTTTGCTGCCCCGTGAAGAGCCGCC from Pseudomonas sp. GGS8 harbors:
- a CDS encoding DUF2474 domain-containing protein translates to MAGKPDLQEIEAAEKKPLWQRLGWLALIWAGSVMALFIVATLMRMFMNAAGLSTH
- a CDS encoding class I SAM-dependent methyltransferase; protein product: MPLLETPFAQLDLIRQPEQQNEPLQAFDAADEYLLNHLAGQQPAADTRVLVLNDSFGALAASLVGKVRVTSSGDSFLAFQGLEKNLIRNGQAFDAVPSVPASEAFVGPFDRVLIRVPKTLALLEEQLIRLQGQLAPGAQVIAGAMVKHLPRAAGDLLERYIGPVQASLAVKKARLLIATPEAKAPAVSPYPTRYRLDTPAIELLNHANVFCREGLDIGTRAFLPHLPNNLGTARVADLGCGNGVLAIASALQNPEAHYTLVDESFMAVQSATENWRAALGDRDVIVRAGDGLAGQEPQSLDVVLCNPPFHQQQVVGDFLAWRMFQQAREALVVGGALYIVGNRHLGYHSKLARLFRGVEQVAATPKFVILKARK
- a CDS encoding autoinducer binding domain-containing protein yields the protein MKVWKESQLTQLSYAQKIETAYELSLNFVKNLGFNFCALSITSQARGIHCRPISLNNYPTEWNMKYEQEHFNEVDPIIAHCKQSEWPILWREEVYSKAQTLWQAQKKLGLQYGWSQSVHDQNGLCSMLSLARSHCPITTEDLYKNLGYAMFISRHLHGLVAKDLPACARKPNTHLSSREIEVLKYSADGKTACEIAIILSLSESTVQFHIRGAIRKLGVNNKIAAVIRAAREGVI
- a CDS encoding ferredoxin--NADP reductase → MTASVEKITRQTLLEVQSLTPNLFTLRTTRDAGFRFRAGQFARLGVTKADGSTVWRAYSMVSSPYDEFLEFFSIVVPGGEFTSELSRLEVGDTLLVDRQAFGYLTLDRFVDGRDLWLLSTGTGVAPFLSILQDFEVWEKFERIILVYSVREARELAYQALIAGLAQRDYLAEYAHKLQFIATVTREQHPGALDGRITGLLESGELEQTAGVALTAEHSRVMLCGNPQMIDDTRKLLKQRGMHLSLSRRAGQVAVENYW
- the mscL gene encoding large-conductance mechanosensitive channel protein MscL, translated to MGVISEFKAFAVKGNVVDMAVGIIIGAAFGKIVTSFVGDVVMPPIGLLIGGVDFSDLAVTLKAANGDVPAVMLAYGKFIQSLIDFIIVAFAIFIGVKAINRLKREEAVAPTLPPVPTKEEELLSEIRDLLKAQNNRP
- the katB gene encoding catalase KatB, whose product is MTTPLDLGAFPLRRTFGVLTASLLSFSINAATLTRDNGAAVGDNQNSQTAGATGPVLLQDVQLIQKLQRFDRERIPERVVHARGTGAHGTFTVTDDLSDLTKAKVFAGGQSTPVFVRFSAVVHGNHSPETLRDPRGFATKFYTVDGNWDLVGNNFPTFFIRDAIKFPDMVHAFKPDPRTNLDDDSRRFDFFSHVPEATRTLTELYSNSGTPASYREMDGNGVHAYKLVNAKGDVHYVKFHWKSVQGIKNLDPKEVTTVQGQDYSHMTNDLVAHINKGDFPKWDLYVQVLNPQELSKFDFDPLDATKIWPGIPERKVGQMVLNRNPANVFQETEQVAMAPANLVPGIEPSEDRLLQGRVFSYADTQLYRLGANALQLPINAPKVAVNNGNQDGAMNIGASSTGVNYQPSRLLPREEPPTARYSQSTLTGSTQQAKIQREQNFKQAGDLYRSFSQKERQDLIDSFGGSLATTDDESKHIILSFLYKADPEYGTGVTKVAKGDLARVKTLAAKLVD